The Aureitalea marina genome includes a window with the following:
- a CDS encoding nuclear transport factor 2 family protein, with protein sequence MSALYDSFAEGKVDQVLAGLTEDIQWNEAEGFIYYEGGPFVGKEAVLNGVFARIGQEWEYWNLVDKQFAPLGEDGVLVTGRYQAKNNATGKTLDAQFAHVWKMKDSLVMSFQQYTDTEQAAAVVMADEMPEE encoded by the coding sequence ATTTCAGCCTTATACGATTCCTTTGCCGAGGGCAAGGTAGACCAGGTTCTTGCTGGTTTGACTGAAGACATTCAGTGGAATGAAGCAGAGGGATTCATTTATTATGAAGGAGGTCCCTTTGTTGGAAAAGAAGCTGTTTTAAATGGCGTGTTTGCTCGTATAGGACAGGAATGGGAGTATTGGAACCTGGTAGATAAGCAGTTTGCGCCGCTGGGTGAAGATGGTGTTCTGGTTACAGGGCGATACCAGGCGAAGAACAATGCTACGGGCAAGACGCTGGATGCTCAGTTTGCGCATGTCTGGAAGATGAAGGATAGCCTTGTCATGTCCTTTCAACAATATACAGATACCGAGCAGGCAGCAGCTGTTGTAATGGCAGATGAAATGCCCGAAGAATAG
- a CDS encoding NAD(P)/FAD-dependent oxidoreductase, with amino-acid sequence MNEQVHIIGGGISGLIAARVLEDHGLSPIIIEASDRVGGRLRTDKIDGHLLDHGFQVLLTAYPSLKKYLDLEALHLTKFLPGSIIFHQGKKSLLGDASRNSKFLWPTMRSNAATLSDKLKVWKLNKELQAKPLDRIFSEPEVTTLEYLQKKGFSTRIIERFFRPFYSGIFLENELSTSSRMFEFVFKMFAQGSASLPYDGIEAIPRQLQDRLKRTSFHFNKPIAEIREHEIEFKSGEVIAREYLINATNDPMLHSRNAPSAAPRHWKSCQTLYFKSSGRVIHQPIIGLIAFKDALINNICYSSRLYPHPDGEEMLSVTVVKEHHLGQDQLVKQVIKELREHCGIDTDIEFTKLYDIPQALPELNNLQYDLKPGSTQLDSHTFLTGDTMLNASLNGAMLAGEQAALDVLKAIQEKDLQ; translated from the coding sequence GGCTGATCGCTGCCCGGGTGTTGGAAGATCATGGATTAAGTCCCATAATCATAGAAGCTTCGGACCGTGTTGGAGGTCGCTTGCGAACGGACAAGATAGATGGTCACCTGCTTGATCACGGATTCCAGGTACTGCTCACAGCCTACCCCAGCCTGAAGAAATACCTGGATCTGGAAGCATTGCATCTCACTAAATTCTTGCCGGGATCCATCATATTCCACCAAGGTAAAAAGTCGCTACTCGGTGATGCCTCCAGAAATTCTAAATTTCTTTGGCCCACCATGCGTTCCAATGCAGCTACGCTTTCTGACAAACTGAAAGTGTGGAAACTCAATAAGGAGCTGCAGGCAAAACCTTTGGACCGTATTTTTTCAGAACCGGAGGTCACAACTTTAGAATACCTCCAGAAAAAGGGCTTCAGTACGAGGATCATCGAACGATTTTTCCGGCCATTTTACAGTGGAATTTTTCTGGAGAACGAGTTGAGCACCTCCTCACGAATGTTCGAATTTGTCTTTAAAATGTTCGCTCAGGGTTCCGCCAGTTTACCTTATGATGGGATCGAGGCCATTCCGCGTCAACTTCAAGACCGACTGAAGCGAACTTCTTTCCATTTTAATAAACCTATTGCAGAGATCCGGGAGCACGAAATAGAATTTAAATCTGGGGAGGTCATAGCTCGAGAGTACCTGATCAATGCCACTAATGATCCTATGTTGCACTCCAGGAATGCACCCAGTGCAGCTCCTAGGCACTGGAAATCCTGTCAAACGCTTTACTTTAAAAGTAGTGGCCGGGTGATCCACCAACCCATCATTGGATTGATTGCCTTTAAAGACGCACTCATAAACAACATCTGTTATTCCAGCCGTCTTTATCCACATCCGGATGGAGAAGAAATGCTATCGGTGACTGTAGTAAAAGAGCATCACTTGGGACAAGACCAATTGGTCAAACAAGTCATAAAGGAGTTAAGGGAGCACTGTGGTATTGATACCGATATTGAGTTTACCAAATTATACGACATTCCGCAAGCACTGCCGGAACTCAATAATCTGCAATACGATCTGAAACCAGGTTCGACCCAATTGGACAGTCATACCTTTTTAACCGGAGATACCATGCTCAATGCCTCCTTAAATGGAGCGATGCTGGCCGGTGAGCAGGCCGCTTTAGATGTGCTCAAAGCTATTCAGGAGAAGGACCTACAATAA